A single genomic interval of Zingiber officinale cultivar Zhangliang unplaced genomic scaffold, Zo_v1.1 ctg150, whole genome shotgun sequence harbors:
- the LOC122036395 gene encoding casein kinase 1-like protein 2, with translation MEPRVGNKFRLGRKIGSGSFGEIYLGTNIQTNEEVAIKLENVKTKHPQLLYESKLYRILQGGTGIPNVRWFGVEGDYNVLVMDLLGPSLEDLFNFCSRKLSLKTVLMLADQKLNRVEFVHSKSFLHRDIKPDNFIMGLGRRANQVYIIDFGLAKKYRDTSTHQHIPYRENKNLTGTARYASVNTHLGIEQSRRDDLESLGYVLMYFLRGSLPWQGLKAGTKKQKYERISEKKVATSIEALCRGYPTEFASYFHYCRSLRFEDKPDYAYLKRLFRELFIREGFQFDYVFDWTILKYQQSQIAGPPPRAIGPSAGPSPGLSPAAANDRQSGGEEGRTGGWLAVDPSRRGQASPAVNIGSLSKQKAPMASDPPSSKDAMISSSAFMGWSSGSSRRPAVSGGRDVVGIDVDQSRTRTAEASPVTSHKVSSAQRNSPIISSSGRKPSANKNYDSVLKGIDALHFDTEEKN, from the exons GAGAACGTCAAGACTAAGCATCCTCAGTTGCTTTATGAATCAAAGCTGTATAGGATCCTGCAAGGAGGAA CTGGAATTCCTAACGTGAGATGGTTTGGTGTTGAGGGTGATTACAATGTCCTTGTTATGGATTTACTAGGACCAAGTCTTGAAGACCTGTTCAACTTTTGCAGCCGTAAGCTGTCTTTAAAGACTGTTCTGATGCTCGCAGACCAGAAG TTAAATCGAGTGGAATTTGTGCATTCAAAGTCCTTCCTCCACCGAGACATTAAACCAGATAATTTTATTATGGGTCTGGGTAGACGAGCTAATCAG GTATATATCATTGATTTTGGCCTTGCCAAGAAGTACAGGGACACTTCAACTCATCAGCATATTCCGTACAG AGAGAACAAAAATTTAACTGGGACTGCCCGTTATGCAAGTGTGAATACACATCTTGGTATAG AACAAAGCAGGAGGGATGATTTGGAATCTCTTGGATATGTTCTAATGTACTTCTTGAGAGGAAG CCTTCCATGGCAAGGTCTAAaagcaggaacaaagaagcaaaagTATGAAAGAATTAGTGAAAAAAAAGTCGCCACATCAATTGAG GCTTTATGCCGGGGATATCCTACAGAGTTTGCATCTTACTTCCATTATTGCCGTTCATTAAGATTTGAGGATAAACCTGATTATGCATATCTTAAGAGATTGTTCCGGGAACTTTTCATTCGGGAAG GTTTTCAATTTGATTATGTATTTGATTGGACCATCTTGAAGTATCAGCAATCTCAGATAGCTGGCCCTCCTCCACGTGCAATT GGTCCAAGCGCAGGACCTAGCCCTGGCTTGTCTCCTGCTGCCGCCAATGATAGGCAGTCAG GTGGTGAGGAAGGACGGACGGGTGGTTGGTTGGCTGTTGATCCCTCCCGTCGAGGACAAGCATCTCCAGCTGTAAATATTGGCAGCCTATCCAAACAGAAGGCCCCTATGGCGAGTGATCCACCTTCCAGTAAAGATGCTATG ATTTCCAGTTCTGCTTTCATGGGATGGTCAAGTGGATCCTCAAGGCGACCTGCTGTTTCTGGTGGTCGGGATGTGGTAGGGATTGATGTAGATCAATCTCGCACTCGCACTGCAGAGGCGAGCCCAGTGACTTCCCACAAGGTTTCAAGTGCTCAGAGAAATTCTCCAATTATCTCTTCATCTGGAAGGAAACCATCTGCAAATAAGAACTACGACTCCGTGCTGAAAGGCATTGACGCCCTTCATTTCGATACCGaagagaagaactag
- the LOC122036390 gene encoding proline-rich receptor-like protein kinase PERK9 — MEHGDKEISEQRIQTTVLSTFAAEATNNVDPATSTNLPNSHSAVAPDRRMITENPMPISDTSTTSLIPFQPIVVSTPHQQASAPQTQDMYPVPTQQYLQPTGGLMIGLPQSYNSIPPPQMINLARPSPLLQQQQQQPMAMIQQQMPPPPAPLAMYQPMPTNQPPSQFTFQQ; from the exons ATGGAACATGGGGACAAAGAAATTTCGGAACAGAGAATCCAAACTACAGTTCTTTCCACCTTCGCTGCCGAAGCAACAAATAATGTAGATCCGGCCACATCGACTAACTTACCTAATTCTCATTCTGCAGTCGCCCCAGATAGGAGGATGATAACTGAAAATCCCATGCCCATTTCTGATACCTCCACAACTTCCTTGATACCCTTTCAGCCAATTGTTGTCTCCACGCCGCATCAGCAAGCA TCAGCGCCCCAGACCCAGGACATGTACCCAGTACCGACGCAACAGTACCTTCAGCCTACCGGTGGTTTAATGATCGGTCTACCACAGTCCTACAATTCCATACCTCCACCACAGATGATTAATCTTGCTAGACCATCACCCTTGctacagcagcaacaacaacagccCATGGCAATGATACAACAACAGATGCCTCCCCCGCCGGCACCACTGGCCATGTATCAGCCTATGCCCACAAATCAACCACCATCTCAATTCACCTTTCAACAATAG